The sequence tatcagcaaatttagtgaatttcgACTAACGGAAGAATTTATGTTAGACAGAAATAAACTTTAGAgatgttaaatgtaatttctcaaaccacaaaagatttacgtgtaattacttCAAATATCAGGGGAGGTGAGTGCAATTATCTCTAAATTCTATAGAAAATTTGTAATCATGCTTGAGAGATATTTTACATAGACATGTGATATTcactatatttaatataaataaatattattaaccacaatcaaataaaattaatacagaaaaaatttaaatttttatcatattaatcaatttgtttgtaattttaaattatggtcgaaatatttgttatgatttaaCTCACTGCAAGAGAGCAGGTTGTGacggaaaagaaaaaatttcgtaaaaattttcacatttcaGAGGCGGATTCAATGACCGAGTATTTGTcgttgtaaaaaaaaaaagaaaaagaaacggGTCTCCCCACCCGAAAATCCAACTCTGATAGAAATAGGTACGGGTCTTGGACCTATTGGGTCCTCGACCCATTGGGTCTTTTAGGATATGGGCTTGGGTAGGGCCTTGGCCTTGCCTATGTACATTTAAACAGCTAAACAGTAAATTTGAAAGCTCTCTCCTCTAATTTTTCTCTTCTGCTGAACGCTTGTGTAAGAGCTTCAACCCTTCAATTTCAGATATCGGACGGAGGACGGTGTTAGTGTGGTTCAAGAACTCGGGACACTGATACTAGCAAGGTACAACGCAGGTGGATGGCAAAGAGTCAGACCACCGGAAACCTACAAGCGACGGCGGCAAGGAGTCAGTagtgtattttgtaaatacaCGAGGacgaattaaatttaaaaaaaattaacacccaAATATGCGTTTGTTGCAGACCTAAGGGTGCGTGGCTTTACTGCAGTTGGCGGAGTCTAGATATTGCGTTTTGAGTGCTGAAGCCAGAGGACCTTCTGGCTGAAGGAATTGGTTGCTTTCCACTTGGGAAGGAGTTTCTCCAAGGAGTTTTGAGCTTGTTGAGCTCTATGGAGTTTGTAAGTATCTTTCGGTCGCTTTCTGTAGAACTTCGGGTTGGACTACATTTTACTTATATGATTTATTGAGAATATTCGTTGAATTTGTAGTGTTCGATCTTTTGGGTGTTCATTGTAATTCAGTTTCTTATCAGAATTTGCTCCTTTTGGTCTTCAAACCTTTAGGGTTTTGATTATATATCGGTTCTTATTGGTATTACTAGCAATTTTGTGATTGCAGACATGCTTGAGTGAAGGCAAGGGCTATTATTTCCCGCCATGCCACATTTTGGATATATGTGGTTTCCGGGTTTTGTTTGATTGTCCGATGGACCTGTCATCTCTTGCAATCTTTTCTCCTGTTCCAACCAGTTCAAATTCGATAGCTTACAATCGAAAGTTCTCCTGTTCTTCCGAAAAATATGCGGGTCTAGAATTGAATGAAGACAAGAGACTGAAAATCGACAAACCTCTTGATGCAAACAGTTTAATTGGTGCCGAACCCCATTATAGAACTGTAAAGAACTTGCTTTTGTGGAATGTATCTTTTATTGATGTAGTTCTGATATCTAGTCCCATGGGTATGCTGGGGTTACCGTTTCTTACTCGGAACAAAGATTTTTCAGCTAAGGTAATTAAGGTTGTGTTTTCTGTGGTTGaattgatcatttttgtttacaagTTGAGATGGTGTGCCGTTGGTTAATATGATGGTGGTTAGGTGTACGCAACTGAGGCCACAGCTCGAATTGGGCAACTAATGATGGAGGATCTTGTGAGTATGCATAAGGAGTATAGGCAATTTTATGGAGCTGAGGAGTCTGATGCACCTCAATGGATGAAATGGGATGAACTTGAATTGCTTCCATTGGAATTGAGGCAGATAGTGTTTGGTGCAGATGGGACAGAATTTGGTGGTTGGATGCCATTATACAGGTATGCTTATGCTATTCGCCTTTCAAATTTTTCCTGTTTTACACTATTCATTTTCGACAATGTTATCTAATGCTTGGTTTATTTCACTGTTCTTTGATATGTGCATGAGAGATTTCATGTTTTCGCAAACACTTGATTCCTGATACTTAAAATGTTTCTTGCAGTATTGCTAAAAAAGTTTTATGTGTGATATATATGATAgcacaaattttttcttttctacttttttctttttaatttcctcCTTTTGCTATCATATCCATTACAATGAATTGTTTAGATGTCGGACATTTTGTGTTTGAACCATAAATGCCTCGGCTAGATAATATTGTTTTTACCAGTACCTCTTTTAGTGAGTGCAAGGTTAAATAGCTACGGAtgcaaactttttattattgaaagaaaCGTAATCAGTAAAGTACAAGCTCGTGATCTTTCCAACTATTCGTCTAAATTAAACCGGGTAATATAAGACTAGATAGAAGGTTACATGTGGTGATATGGAGAATGTTGTGCTATTGTAAATTGGCATGCTCGTATGTCCATGAAAATCTTCATAGTTTACCACTGTTGAAACCGTGGACtcttaattcaaataaacttCATAGGATGATTACTATCTAGATTGAAGGCTTACAAATAAGTATATCAGGATAAATTGGAAAGGCTATTATTTGATTCAACAACTTGTAAGTCTTTGGCATGTGTTTATAGAAAGTGCATGCTATATCGATCAAAGTACACCCGAATTCACCAGATTTTCATATGTATTGCTTTTTTAATGAGAAAAATCTCATGCAACTGggttgagagagagagcgatAGTAGCTAAGATGTTTAATGTGTATTTGAATGGTTCTAATAAACTACTCAAGATTTTCTATTGATGAACAAAGCTGatctttttctcatttctttgCCTATCTTTTATTaaaccacatatatatatatattaccgCCATGTGTATGCAAATGTAATGAGGGATATTTCTCAGTGCAGCTGATGTGAAGGCTTGCATGCTGAAGGTCGAGTGTCTCAAGTATGCTGAAGAAGCTTGCTATGGTGGCACATTGATTATACAAGCTTTTAGTTCTGGTTTAGAAATAGGATCATGTAACTGGGGTATCTCTGGTCCAAAAGCAAGCATTTCCTATATTTCAAGTTCTGTTTTTTCATCAGCGGCGGCAATGAGTTTCAATTACCAGGCTCTTCAGAGAAGTGatgtaattttgtattcaGATTTCTCCTCTTGCAACGGACTGGACAAATTTGACAATGATGATAATTGCTCTGGGGCTGCTGGTAACAACTATTCAAATTTAAGGTGCTTCTACTTTCAATTGCTGTAGCATATGTCCCTAGACAGTTTGGTGACTATCCATCCTCCTTACCTTCTAATTGAAGCCGGATATGGATTTACTTTTTTTGtgtatctttttttcttttcattttgatatATGAAGCTGATGAAGCTTTGCAAATGACCTCGCAGCTCAGATGATGTAAATTCAGAAGGACATGACACATTGCTTAATGATGAAGAGTATTTGGAGGAGATGGAGAAGTTAAATTTCATATGTTCATGTTCTGTGGACTGCATAAAAGCTGGTGGTTCTGTTCTAATTCCCATTGCACGTATTGGGATCACTCTGCAGCTGTTGGAGCGATTTGCAGTTAACCTAGCATCTGAAAATATGAGGGTAAGATTTACTATAAAATGTAAATGCCAATAAAGTAATATGCATGTTTGGAAATTTGAGATCctagttttgaattttgtgattCTCTTGGTTCCTTCGTTGTAAGCTAGAGCTACTATTTAAGGTTCGGTGGCGAAtcttctattttgttttatcataACTATTACTTCGCAGATTGACtgtttaaaatttgaagcatGCATTGATAGCTCTTACCAAATTATATCACAGGTTATTTCTAGCTTGTGAGGCAaagagtaattataaattgttgGATAAGATGATTTATGctaaattttgttcaaatgctaagtgaaataaaatttagaccTGATGTAGTCAAGATCTGAAAGATTGTTTTGAACGTTTTCCCCTACCTGTTTTCTCTGCAATATA comes from Sesamum indicum cultivar Zhongzhi No. 13 linkage group LG10, S_indicum_v1.0, whole genome shotgun sequence and encodes:
- the LOC105172167 gene encoding integrator complex subunit 9 homolog isoform X2 yields the protein MDLSSLAIFSPVPTSSNSIAYNRKFSCSSEKYAGLELNEDKRLKIDKPLDANSLIGAEPHYRTVKNLLLWNVSFIDVVLISSPMGMLGLPFLTRNKDFSAKVYATEATARIGQLMMEDLVSMHKEYRQFYGAEESDAPQWMKWDELELLPLELRQIVFGADGTEFGGWMPLYSAADVKACMLKVECLKYAEEACYGGTLIIQAFSSGLEIGSCNWGISGPKASISYISSSVFSSAAAMSFNYQALQRSDVILYSDFSSCNGLDKFDNDDNCSGAAGNNYSNLSSDDVNSEGHDTLLNDEEYLEEMEKLNFICSCSVDCIKAGGSVLIPIARIGITLQLLERFAVNLASENMRVPIFLISSVAEELIAFTNIIPEWLCEQWQDRLYSGQPLFSHVEMLKDGRLYLFPAIHSLKLLKTWQEPCIVFCPHWSLRLGPVVHLLLRWSADQNSLLVMEEGLDANLALLPFKPMAMKVLQCSFVSGIQMQKSHHLLKILQPRHVLFPEILRQHIGPLETVFSFNYYSENKMVHIPYMKDSELDITVELACQLQYTTLKQQDMNISRLKGELMIEHGRYRLHLGNDEQVSSHPRPLVHFGRIDLNNLLTALQKLDMNATLEEVTGAAGSHKASRIHVSEPSKAMIEVIEAQTVISAADENIASVISQAISGVLDCI
- the LOC105172167 gene encoding integrator complex subunit 9 homolog isoform X1, with product MEFTCLSEGKGYYFPPCHILDICGFRVLFDCPMDLSSLAIFSPVPTSSNSIAYNRKFSCSSEKYAGLELNEDKRLKIDKPLDANSLIGAEPHYRTVKNLLLWNVSFIDVVLISSPMGMLGLPFLTRNKDFSAKVYATEATARIGQLMMEDLVSMHKEYRQFYGAEESDAPQWMKWDELELLPLELRQIVFGADGTEFGGWMPLYSAADVKACMLKVECLKYAEEACYGGTLIIQAFSSGLEIGSCNWGISGPKASISYISSSVFSSAAAMSFNYQALQRSDVILYSDFSSCNGLDKFDNDDNCSGAAGNNYSNLSSDDVNSEGHDTLLNDEEYLEEMEKLNFICSCSVDCIKAGGSVLIPIARIGITLQLLERFAVNLASENMRVPIFLISSVAEELIAFTNIIPEWLCEQWQDRLYSGQPLFSHVEMLKDGRLYLFPAIHSLKLLKTWQEPCIVFCPHWSLRLGPVVHLLLRWSADQNSLLVMEEGLDANLALLPFKPMAMKVLQCSFVSGIQMQKSHHLLKILQPRHVLFPEILRQHIGPLETVFSFNYYSENKMVHIPYMKDSELDITVELACQLQYTTLKQQDMNISRLKGELMIEHGRYRLHLGNDEQVSSHPRPLVHFGRIDLNNLLTALQKLDMNATLEEVTGAAGSHKASRIHVSEPSKAMIEVIEAQTVISAADENIASVISQAISGVLDCI